The following proteins are co-located in the Desulfatirhabdium butyrativorans DSM 18734 genome:
- a CDS encoding amino acid ABC transporter permease, with amino-acid sequence MMTVYYGSGEDVRPPVTSTGALGWIRENLFNGALNSILTLLCLALFARVFPPLFRWIFIDSLWMSTSSACRNIKGACWSIISTNYRFILFGFYPYALQWRPTIAVLLLIVLLLVSRNRSFWNKSLLYAWIAGLLAMGILMQGGMFGLQRVQSDQWGGLPLTLLLAVFGLAAAYPLGVLLALGRRSRLAVIRVLSVLYIEIIRGVPLVSLLFMSAIVFPLFLPEGMTVNKIIRAQAAIILFTAAYIAEVVRGGLQGIPKGQYEAAESLGLNYVQTMRLIVLPQALKIVIPPSVSVLISAFKDTSLVVIIALYDLLKTTQSTLSNPNWMGFSSEAYVFLACIYFICCYGMSRYSRQLERELGAPA; translated from the coding sequence ATGATGACGGTATATTACGGCAGCGGGGAAGATGTTCGGCCGCCGGTGACATCGACGGGAGCTCTGGGCTGGATCCGGGAGAACCTCTTCAACGGGGCGCTCAATTCCATCCTGACCTTGTTGTGCCTGGCGCTGTTCGCCCGGGTTTTCCCCCCGCTTTTCCGGTGGATATTCATCGACAGTCTCTGGATGTCCACCTCATCGGCATGCCGCAATATCAAGGGTGCATGCTGGTCCATCATTTCAACCAATTACCGGTTCATTCTGTTCGGGTTCTACCCCTATGCGCTGCAGTGGCGGCCAACGATCGCCGTGTTGCTCCTGATCGTTTTGCTTCTGGTCAGCCGCAATCGTTCCTTCTGGAACAAGTCACTGCTCTATGCCTGGATTGCGGGGCTCCTCGCCATGGGTATCCTGATGCAGGGCGGGATGTTCGGCCTGCAGCGGGTGCAAAGCGATCAATGGGGGGGATTGCCGCTGACGCTTCTTCTGGCGGTGTTTGGCCTGGCGGCCGCCTATCCGCTGGGCGTGCTTCTGGCGCTGGGCAGACGAAGCAGACTGGCCGTCATTCGGGTGCTTTCGGTCCTGTATATCGAAATCATCCGGGGGGTTCCCCTGGTGAGTCTGCTCTTCATGTCAGCAATCGTTTTTCCCCTGTTCCTGCCGGAAGGCATGACGGTCAACAAGATCATCCGGGCGCAGGCCGCAATCATCCTCTTCACGGCGGCCTACATCGCGGAGGTGGTCCGGGGCGGGCTTCAGGGAATTCCAAAGGGGCAGTATGAGGCGGCCGAGTCCCTGGGCCTCAATTATGTCCAGACCATGCGGCTGATCGTGCTGCCGCAGGCGCTCAAAATCGTCATTCCGCCTTCCGTCAGCGTGCTCATTTCGGCATTCAAGGATACGTCTCTTGTGGTGATCATCGCCCTGTACGATCTTCTGAAAACCACGCAGTCGACGCTTTCCAATCCGAACTGGATGGGCTTTTCCTCGGAAGCCTATGTTTTCCTGGCATGTATCTATTTCATTTGTTGCTATGGTATGTCCCGCTACAGCAGACAGCTCGAAAGGGAACTTGGGGCGCCGGCGTGA
- a CDS encoding phosphoribosylanthranilate isomerase, translating to MNPTSLPPSRVQQAFPAKICGLTRPDEACACMEAGASAIGLIFYPPSPRFVSIEQAQAIREALPPDFPLVGVFVDETAENIQSTITACRLNGVQLHGNESPALAERFFSQGMLTIKTLFWNRNPLFSDAAAYRCSAFLVECGKGPFPGGNAQAWNWAAAKPLAEQSPLILAGGLTPENVVKAIRDACPDAIDVSSGVEFCPGRKDLAKVRMLLQATRNPALPKPSRRIFS from the coding sequence ATGAACCCGACATCCCTACCCCCATCGCGGGTCCAGCAAGCCTTTCCGGCGAAGATCTGCGGCCTCACCCGGCCCGATGAAGCATGCGCCTGCATGGAAGCCGGCGCATCGGCCATCGGCCTGATTTTTTATCCGCCAAGCCCCCGGTTCGTTTCCATCGAGCAGGCACAGGCCATCCGGGAGGCTTTGCCGCCGGATTTCCCGCTTGTCGGCGTGTTCGTGGATGAAACGGCGGAAAACATCCAGTCCACCATCACCGCCTGCAGGCTCAACGGCGTGCAGCTTCACGGAAACGAAAGCCCGGCGCTTGCCGAACGGTTTTTTTCGCAGGGAATGCTGACCATCAAGACCCTGTTCTGGAACCGCAACCCGCTGTTTTCGGATGCAGCCGCTTACCGCTGCAGCGCCTTTCTGGTGGAATGCGGAAAAGGCCCCTTCCCCGGCGGAAACGCCCAGGCCTGGAACTGGGCCGCGGCAAAACCCCTTGCCGAGCAGAGCCCCCTGATCCTGGCCGGCGGCCTGACCCCTGAAAATGTCGTAAAGGCGATCCGGGATGCCTGCCCCGACGCCATCGATGTCAGCTCGGGCGTGGAATTCTGCCCGGGCAGAAAAGACCTGGCCAAAGTGCGCATGCTCCTGCAGGCGACCCGCAACCCTGCTTTGCCCAAACCATCGAGGAGAATTTTTTCATGA
- a CDS encoding amino acid ABC transporter permease, with the protein MNVQQPAGYPVGESIDDHQIPFWHNPARRALVYQLAALIITAAIGGYLFHNTVVNLKRQSIATGFGFLEREASFEIGESPIPFSASQSYARALLVGLLNTIKVAVTGVCLSLVLGLFVGICRLSGNWLVARLAALYIEVFQDIPVLLQLFFWYAVFYDSLPPPRLAITPLPGVFLCNRGLIFAVPQDHPAYRAMAAAFLAGCVIVFLLRRWARKRQERTGRIFPVVRTSFGMLLGLPFMVWAGAGFPVAIRVPQLSGFNFSGGMAISPEFTALLLGLVLYTAAFVAEIVRAGIQAVSKGQSEAAMAIGLKPWQIMNLVILPQALRIIIPPLTSQMMNLTKNSSLAVAIGYPDFVSVASTTINQTGQAIEGVAMIMVIYLIMSLITSAFMNWYNRKKAIIER; encoded by the coding sequence ATGAATGTCCAGCAACCGGCCGGTTATCCTGTTGGCGAGTCGATAGATGATCACCAAATTCCTTTCTGGCACAACCCCGCCCGCCGGGCTCTCGTGTACCAGTTGGCCGCGCTGATCATCACCGCTGCCATCGGTGGCTATCTCTTTCACAACACGGTCGTGAATCTCAAACGGCAGTCGATCGCCACCGGTTTCGGATTTCTGGAACGGGAGGCGTCCTTTGAAATCGGTGAGTCGCCGATTCCCTTTTCGGCTTCCCAATCCTATGCACGGGCGCTGCTGGTCGGATTGCTCAACACCATCAAGGTTGCGGTTACCGGGGTGTGTCTCTCGCTCGTTCTGGGGCTGTTTGTCGGGATCTGCAGGCTTTCGGGCAACTGGCTCGTTGCGCGTCTTGCCGCTCTATACATCGAGGTGTTTCAGGATATTCCCGTTCTGCTGCAGTTGTTTTTCTGGTATGCCGTTTTTTATGATTCTCTGCCGCCGCCCCGGTTGGCAATTACCCCGCTTCCGGGGGTGTTTTTGTGCAATCGCGGGCTGATCTTTGCGGTACCGCAAGACCATCCCGCCTACAGGGCCATGGCGGCGGCTTTTCTGGCAGGCTGCGTGATCGTCTTCCTGCTCCGGAGATGGGCCAGAAAACGGCAGGAGCGGACAGGGCGGATTTTCCCGGTTGTCCGCACTTCTTTCGGGATGCTGCTGGGGCTGCCTTTTATGGTCTGGGCAGGTGCCGGGTTTCCGGTGGCCATTCGTGTGCCACAGCTTTCCGGATTCAATTTTTCGGGAGGTATGGCCATCAGTCCCGAGTTTACGGCCTTGCTGCTCGGGTTGGTGCTGTATACGGCGGCATTTGTTGCCGAGATTGTCCGGGCCGGCATCCAGGCCGTCAGCAAGGGACAGAGTGAGGCCGCCATGGCGATCGGATTGAAACCGTGGCAGATCATGAATCTGGTGATTTTGCCCCAGGCGCTTCGCATCATCATCCCGCCGCTGACCAGCCAGATGATGAATCTGACCAAGAACAGCTCGCTTGCGGTCGCCATCGGGTATCCGGACTTTGTCTCGGTCGCTTCCACCACCATCAACCAGACGGGGCAGGCCATCGAGGGTGTGGCGATGATCATGGTCATTTACTTGATCATGAGCCTGATCACCTCGGCATTCATGAACTGGTACAACCGGAAAAAGGCCATTATCGAGCGGTAG
- a CDS encoding AtpZ/AtpI family protein: protein MKRETRRMIRELASYASLGLSVALSIFIGLGIGVYLDKKFDSSPWLTLIFLGLGIAAGYRNIGLVIKKSRNL, encoded by the coding sequence GTGAAGCGCGAAACCAGGCGGATGATTCGGGAGTTGGCTTCCTATGCAAGCCTGGGCCTGTCGGTTGCTTTATCAATCTTTATCGGCCTTGGCATCGGAGTGTATCTCGATAAAAAATTCGATTCTTCTCCTTGGCTGACATTGATTTTTCTGGGGTTGGGCATAGCGGCAGGGTATCGGAACATCGGGCTGGTCATCAAAAAATCACGGAATCTCTGA
- the atpE gene encoding ATP synthase F0 subunit C, whose protein sequence is MEAQALQFFIACVTAAGFGIAVAAFGCGIAQGLGLRAAVEGIARNPESSGKVTVTLLIGLAMIESLCIYALVIALILIYAHPQAAAIAKLFGK, encoded by the coding sequence ATGGAAGCACAAGCATTACAGTTCTTCATCGCCTGTGTAACGGCAGCCGGTTTCGGTATCGCAGTGGCGGCTTTCGGGTGCGGTATTGCCCAGGGTCTCGGTCTTCGGGCCGCTGTGGAAGGTATTGCCCGAAATCCCGAATCATCCGGTAAGGTTACCGTTACCCTGCTGATCGGTCTGGCCATGATCGAGTCTCTTTGTATTTATGCGCTCGTCATCGCCCTGATCCTGATCTATGCGCATCCGCAGGCAGCAGCCATCGCGAAGCTGTTCGGCAAATAA
- a CDS encoding amino acid ABC transporter substrate-binding protein, which yields MKTFGRWGWSVVLAVLVFSPAVFGGTLDDVKAKGYVQVGVNGQLFGFGMPDEKGEWKGLDVDTGRAIAAAIFGNVTKIKFVPLTAVQRFTALQSGEVDVLCRNATWTLSRDTQLGLNFVQVNYYDGQGFMVPKKMNIKSAKQLDGATVCVLPGTTTEQNLADYFRTNNMKMKPVVIDSNTELNKAFFAGRCDSLTSDVSQLAGARSVAPNPADYVILPEVISKEPLAPAVRHGDDQWKDIVNYSVLALIAAEEMGITSKNVDEMLKSTNPEVQRFLGVVPGNGKALGLDEKWAYNIIKLVGNYGEVFERNVGAKTPLALERGLNALWTKGGLMYSPPFK from the coding sequence ATGAAAACATTCGGTCGATGGGGATGGTCGGTTGTGCTGGCGGTTCTGGTTTTCTCGCCCGCGGTCTTTGGGGGCACGCTCGATGATGTCAAGGCCAAGGGGTATGTGCAAGTTGGTGTCAACGGTCAGCTTTTCGGGTTCGGTATGCCCGATGAGAAAGGCGAATGGAAAGGTCTCGATGTGGATACGGGCCGGGCGATTGCTGCAGCCATCTTTGGGAATGTCACCAAGATCAAGTTTGTTCCGTTGACTGCCGTGCAGCGGTTTACGGCGCTCCAGTCCGGTGAGGTGGACGTGCTCTGCCGCAACGCAACATGGACCCTGAGCCGGGATACGCAACTGGGGCTCAATTTCGTTCAGGTCAACTATTATGACGGTCAGGGCTTTATGGTGCCCAAAAAGATGAACATCAAGAGTGCCAAGCAACTCGATGGCGCAACGGTATGCGTACTCCCCGGAACCACGACCGAGCAGAACCTGGCGGATTATTTCCGAACCAACAACATGAAGATGAAACCGGTTGTCATCGACAGCAATACCGAACTGAACAAGGCGTTCTTTGCGGGCCGTTGTGACAGTCTGACATCGGATGTATCCCAGCTTGCCGGAGCCCGTTCGGTTGCGCCCAATCCTGCCGATTATGTGATCCTGCCCGAAGTCATCTCCAAAGAACCGCTGGCGCCTGCGGTTCGGCATGGCGATGATCAGTGGAAGGATATCGTCAATTATTCCGTTCTGGCGCTGATAGCAGCCGAGGAAATGGGAATTACCTCCAAAAACGTGGACGAAATGCTCAAGAGCACCAATCCTGAGGTACAGCGCTTTCTGGGGGTTGTTCCCGGAAACGGCAAAGCCCTTGGACTGGATGAAAAATGGGCGTACAACATCATCAAGCTGGTCGGAAATTATGGCGAGGTCTTCGAACGAAACGTCGGCGCCAAAACACCTCTGGCGCTGGAGCGGGGGTTGAATGCTCTGTGGACAAAGGGCGGGTTGATGTATTCACCGCCGTTCAAATAA
- the atpB gene encoding F0F1 ATP synthase subunit A translates to MQHPYLFFVKLFDAIGLGAFAHHYPHVIYSWVVMLLLIILGYLGTKGISLIPTKGQNVFEIVISGIEDFMIDITGEEGRWLFPLIATIFIYIFTCNLIGLVPGFFPPTASLNTTLSCALTVVVFTHIIGVKYHGAKYIKHFLGPVWWMIPIIFPIEVIGHLARILSLSFRLFGNMMGHELVLGILFFLAGAFFAPLPIMALGIFVALVQAFVFFLLSIMYFTGAMEHAH, encoded by the coding sequence ATGCAACATCCCTATCTGTTTTTCGTAAAGCTTTTCGATGCGATCGGTTTGGGTGCGTTTGCCCATCACTATCCCCATGTCATTTATTCCTGGGTCGTCATGCTGCTGCTGATCATCCTGGGATACCTCGGCACAAAAGGGATAAGTCTGATCCCGACAAAGGGGCAGAATGTCTTTGAAATCGTGATTTCCGGGATCGAAGACTTCATGATCGATATTACGGGGGAAGAGGGGCGATGGTTGTTTCCGCTGATCGCGACCATCTTCATCTATATTTTCACCTGCAACCTGATCGGCCTGGTTCCGGGGTTCTTCCCGCCGACGGCCAGCCTGAACACCACGCTTTCGTGTGCGCTGACGGTCGTCGTCTTCACCCACATCATCGGGGTGAAGTATCACGGCGCCAAGTACATCAAGCATTTTCTCGGGCCGGTGTGGTGGATGATCCCGATCATCTTCCCTATCGAGGTGATCGGCCATCTGGCCAGAATCCTGTCCCTGTCCTTCCGTCTTTTCGGAAACATGATGGGGCATGAGCTGGTCCTGGGCATTCTGTTCTTCCTGGCCGGGGCTTTCTTTGCGCCGCTGCCGATCATGGCGCTGGGTATTTTTGTGGCCCTGGTTCAGGCGTTCGTCTTTTTCCTGCTTTCGATCATGTATTTTACGGGAGCAATGGAACACGCGCATTGA
- a CDS encoding ATP synthase subunit I: MSEIRQASKSIVDNAEIQRRILTFVNVANWVLFAVLVVGGMLLAGSKIFLGILFGGLIVTVNFHLLARTLKHSLTPPFLKSHNSILAKYYVRFTISGLIIFVLISEHIVHPIGLFIGLSVVVASIMLATVCEITKLFCCKEAV; this comes from the coding sequence GTGAGTGAAATTCGACAAGCAAGCAAATCGATCGTGGATAATGCCGAAATCCAAAGACGAATCCTGACCTTCGTCAACGTGGCGAACTGGGTTCTGTTCGCTGTCCTGGTTGTTGGCGGCATGCTGCTTGCCGGGTCCAAAATCTTCCTCGGGATCCTTTTCGGAGGGCTCATCGTCACCGTCAATTTCCATCTGCTTGCACGCACCCTCAAGCATTCGCTCACCCCCCCGTTTCTCAAGTCCCACAACAGCATCCTGGCCAAATACTACGTCCGGTTTACCATCAGCGGGCTGATCATTTTTGTGCTCATTTCCGAACATATCGTTCATCCAATCGGACTGTTCATCGGGCTGTCGGTTGTCGTGGCCAGCATCATGCTCGCAACCGTCTGTGAGATCACCAAACTTTTTTGCTGCAAGGAGGCTGTGTAA
- the trpC gene encoding indole-3-glycerol phosphate synthase TrpC: MKPDFLETIQETKRLAIEASQRRIPQAILETACSTPRTRRPFPGHPDGPESSRIHVIAEVKRASPSKGAIRLDIDPAHYARACEKAGASAMSVLTEAAFFRGSLEDARTVRESVAIPVLRKDFILSPYQVYETRAAGLDALLLIVRILDPGLLSELLALCRQLDLDALVEVASEREIEIALQAGAATVGINARNLATFETDLSVCARLRPLLRNDITAIALSGIRNRRDIEFLAQAGFRHFLIGETLSRAADPGAVLRQLIEGERIQ; the protein is encoded by the coding sequence ATGAAACCCGACTTTCTGGAAACCATTCAGGAGACCAAGCGCCTCGCAATCGAAGCGTCACAACGGCGCATCCCGCAAGCCATTCTCGAAACGGCCTGCTCCACACCCAGAACGAGAAGGCCCTTCCCCGGCCATCCGGATGGACCCGAATCATCCCGGATTCACGTCATTGCCGAGGTCAAACGTGCCTCGCCTTCCAAGGGTGCCATCCGGCTCGACATCGATCCGGCGCATTATGCCCGCGCCTGCGAGAAGGCCGGCGCATCGGCCATGTCGGTGCTGACCGAAGCGGCCTTTTTCAGGGGGAGCCTCGAGGATGCCCGCACGGTGCGGGAGAGCGTAGCCATTCCCGTCCTGCGCAAAGATTTCATCCTCAGCCCGTATCAGGTCTATGAAACCCGGGCTGCAGGGCTCGATGCCCTCCTGCTGATCGTGCGCATCCTGGATCCCGGCCTGCTGTCGGAGCTGCTCGCGCTCTGCCGGCAACTGGATCTCGATGCCCTCGTCGAAGTGGCATCGGAGCGGGAAATCGAGATCGCACTGCAGGCCGGCGCCGCCACGGTCGGCATCAACGCCCGGAATCTCGCCACCTTCGAGACGGATCTTTCCGTATGCGCCCGTTTGCGGCCCCTTCTGCGAAACGATATCACGGCCATTGCCCTGAGCGGTATCCGCAACCGGCGGGACATCGAATTTCTGGCGCAGGCCGGATTCCGCCATTTTCTGATCGGTGAAACCCTTTCCCGGGCCGCCGACCCGGGCGCTGTCCTCCGGCAATTGATCGAAGGAGAAAGGATACAATGA
- the trpB gene encoding tryptophan synthase subunit beta, whose translation MNATDSSMPSSALSQPDLRGHFGPYGGRYVGETLMPALLELETAFFHFRDDPAFQQELAALLKDYAGRPTPLYPAKRLSQMLGGAMIYLKREDLAHTGAHKINNTLGQGLLARYMGKTKLIAETGAGQHGVATATVAALLGMECRIFMGKEDIRRQAPNVQRMELLGAQVISVSSGTGTLKDAMNEAMRYWTEAVADTFYVIGSVAGPHPYPLMVREFQKIIGIEARAQMKAACGALPDLLIACVGGGSNAMGLFYPFLNDPVEMIGIEAGGHGVETGRHAATLSAGSVGVLHGSKSYVLQDPNGQIQEAHSVSAGLDYPGVGPEHAMLKDSGRVRYTSVTDTEAIEAFRTLCRTEGIIPAMESAHALAFAIQDAPRRPGNERIIVNLSGRGDKDLAIFTQFTATASSERKCAS comes from the coding sequence ATGAACGCAACCGATTCATCCATGCCTTCATCCGCCCTGTCGCAGCCGGATCTGCGGGGCCATTTCGGCCCCTACGGGGGGCGCTATGTCGGCGAAACCCTGATGCCTGCCCTGCTGGAACTCGAAACGGCCTTTTTCCATTTTCGGGATGATCCGGCCTTCCAGCAGGAACTGGCGGCCCTTCTGAAAGACTACGCCGGAAGACCGACGCCCCTCTATCCGGCAAAGCGCCTGAGCCAAATGCTCGGCGGCGCGATGATCTACCTGAAACGGGAGGATCTGGCCCACACCGGCGCCCACAAGATCAACAACACCCTAGGGCAGGGCCTGCTGGCCCGTTACATGGGAAAGACCAAGCTCATCGCCGAAACCGGTGCGGGCCAGCACGGGGTTGCCACCGCAACCGTGGCCGCGCTCCTGGGGATGGAATGCCGGATTTTCATGGGCAAAGAAGATATCCGGCGCCAGGCGCCCAATGTCCAGCGCATGGAACTGCTGGGGGCGCAGGTCATCTCCGTGTCCTCCGGGACGGGCACGCTCAAGGACGCCATGAACGAGGCCATGCGCTACTGGACGGAAGCCGTAGCCGACACCTTCTATGTCATCGGCTCCGTCGCCGGCCCCCATCCCTATCCGCTGATGGTGCGGGAGTTTCAGAAGATCATCGGGATCGAGGCCAGAGCGCAGATGAAAGCCGCCTGCGGCGCCCTGCCGGATCTGTTGATCGCCTGCGTCGGCGGCGGCAGCAATGCAATGGGGCTTTTCTATCCGTTTCTGAACGATCCGGTGGAGATGATCGGCATCGAGGCAGGCGGGCACGGGGTCGAAACCGGTCGCCATGCGGCCACGCTCTCCGCCGGAAGCGTCGGCGTGCTGCACGGATCCAAATCCTACGTTCTGCAGGATCCGAACGGCCAGATCCAGGAAGCGCATTCCGTTTCCGCGGGTCTCGATTACCCCGGCGTGGGGCCGGAGCATGCGATGCTGAAGGATTCCGGAAGGGTCCGATACACCTCGGTCACCGACACGGAGGCAATCGAGGCCTTTCGCACCCTGTGCCGCACCGAAGGCATCATTCCGGCGATGGAAAGCGCCCATGCCCTGGCTTTCGCCATCCAGGATGCCCCCCGGAGGCCAGGCAATGAGCGGATCATCGTCAATCTCTCGGGCCGCGGGGACAAGGACCTGGCCATCTTCACCCAGTTCACGGCAACTGCATCGTCGGAAAGGAAATGCGCATCATGA
- the trpA gene encoding tryptophan synthase subunit alpha: MNRIAHLFDTLKQKREKALIGFVTAGDPDMATSLAVCRDMCRSGLDLLELGIAFSDPTADGPVIQRSSQRALRQGMTPANVMEMVAALRRDIETPIVLFSYYNPIFAYGVKRFYGDAVNAGADGVLIVDLPPEESSEMTDQWPTPPRLSLIRLIAPTTPDERIRTIAARAEGFLYLVSKTGVTGSAGLQGDTVEENVHRLRQYTKLPVCVGFGISTVADVARIAKQADGVVIGSAFERIIEEAVSRQEESTLPMLLAAQTSAYKAATR; the protein is encoded by the coding sequence ATGAACCGAATCGCCCATCTCTTCGATACCCTGAAGCAAAAACGGGAAAAAGCCCTGATCGGGTTTGTCACGGCAGGCGATCCGGATATGGCGACATCGCTGGCAGTTTGCCGGGACATGTGCCGAAGCGGGCTCGATCTTCTGGAGCTCGGCATCGCCTTTTCGGATCCGACGGCTGACGGCCCGGTCATCCAGCGATCTTCCCAGCGGGCGCTCCGGCAGGGGATGACGCCTGCAAACGTCATGGAAATGGTTGCGGCGCTGCGCCGGGACATCGAGACCCCGATCGTTCTCTTCAGCTACTACAACCCCATTTTCGCCTACGGCGTGAAGCGCTTTTACGGGGATGCCGTCAATGCAGGCGCGGACGGTGTTTTGATCGTCGATCTGCCGCCGGAAGAATCCAGCGAAATGACCGATCAGTGGCCAACCCCGCCTCGGCTCTCCCTGATCCGCCTGATCGCGCCGACCACACCCGATGAGCGCATCCGCACGATTGCCGCCAGGGCCGAAGGGTTTCTCTATCTCGTCTCGAAAACGGGGGTAACGGGTAGCGCCGGACTGCAGGGGGACACCGTCGAGGAAAACGTCCACAGGCTGAGACAATACACGAAGCTGCCCGTATGCGTTGGTTTCGGCATCAGCACGGTGGCGGATGTCGCCCGCATCGCCAAACAGGCTGATGGTGTCGTGATCGGCAGCGCCTTCGAGCGGATCATCGAAGAGGCGGTATCAAGGCAGGAGGAAAGCACCCTGCCCATGCTGCTTGCGGCGCAAACGAGCGCATACAAGGCTGCAACTCGCTGA
- a CDS encoding amino acid ABC transporter ATP-binding protein: MIRFEDVHKWYGEFHVLKAIHLTVHKGERVVICGPSGSGKSTLIRCINRLERHQRGKIVVDGIELTDDVRNIEKIRAEVGMVFQHFNLFPHLSILENLTVGPIWVRKMPRKQADEMAMAFLEKVHIADQARKFPGQLSGGQQQRVAIARSLCMKPSVMLFDEPTSALDPEMVKEVLDVMIELAEEGMTMIVVSHEMGFARSVAHRVLFMDAGQILESNTPDEFFTSPQHERTQLFLSQILH, encoded by the coding sequence ATGATCCGCTTCGAGGATGTCCATAAATGGTATGGCGAATTCCATGTCCTGAAGGCCATCCATCTCACCGTTCACAAAGGGGAGCGGGTCGTCATCTGCGGGCCGTCCGGGTCCGGGAAAAGTACGCTCATTCGCTGCATCAATCGCCTGGAGCGGCATCAGCGGGGAAAAATCGTTGTCGACGGCATCGAGTTGACGGACGATGTGCGGAACATCGAAAAAATCCGCGCAGAAGTCGGCATGGTTTTTCAGCACTTCAACCTGTTTCCGCATCTGAGTATTCTGGAAAACCTCACCGTGGGGCCGATCTGGGTCCGGAAAATGCCCAGGAAGCAAGCCGATGAGATGGCGATGGCCTTTCTGGAAAAAGTCCATATCGCCGATCAGGCCAGAAAATTTCCCGGCCAGCTTAGCGGCGGCCAGCAGCAGCGGGTGGCCATCGCCCGCAGCCTGTGCATGAAACCGAGCGTCATGCTCTTTGACGAGCCGACCTCGGCACTGGATCCGGAAATGGTCAAGGAAGTCCTCGATGTGATGATCGAGCTTGCGGAAGAGGGCATGACCATGATCGTCGTTTCGCACGAAATGGGTTTTGCACGAAGCGTGGCCCACCGGGTCCTGTTCATGGATGCCGGTCAAATTTTGGAAAGCAATACGCCGGATGAATTTTTCACCAGCCCGCAGCACGAGCGTACTCAACTGTTTTTGAGCCAGATTCTGCATTGA
- the trpD gene encoding anthranilate phosphoribosyltransferase — protein sequence MYIDCIQKIVRRIDLTESETASLMETLLSGALADTQIAAFMAALATKGETADELGGAARTMRKTAKRIQTDAPIVVDTCGTGGDMAGTFNISTTTAFVVAGCGVAVAKHGNRSVSSKCGSADLLEALGVSLSCPPEVVEEAVNGIGIGFLFAPLFHGAMRHAAKARKEVGIRSLFNMLGPLTNPAGANCQLLGVYAPSLTELFAQALKTLGSRRAMVVHGHDGLDEISVCAPTRVSELKGGMIRTYDLFPDMIFGHLADPKSLAGGDPETNAAITRAILSGEPGDARNCVLLNAAAALVCAEKAADIPEGIRMAEEAIDSGRAMEKLDALVRFTQAHTPKI from the coding sequence ATGTACATCGATTGCATCCAAAAAATTGTCCGAAGAATAGACCTGACCGAAAGCGAAACCGCATCCCTCATGGAAACGTTGCTCTCCGGCGCTCTTGCCGACACCCAGATTGCAGCCTTCATGGCGGCGCTGGCCACCAAAGGGGAAACAGCGGATGAGCTGGGGGGGGCGGCCCGAACCATGCGAAAGACCGCCAAGCGCATCCAGACCGATGCGCCGATCGTGGTGGACACCTGCGGCACGGGAGGCGATATGGCCGGGACCTTCAACATTTCCACCACTACGGCGTTCGTCGTAGCCGGCTGCGGGGTAGCGGTGGCCAAACACGGCAACCGCTCGGTTTCCAGCAAATGCGGCAGCGCCGATTTGCTCGAAGCCCTCGGCGTCTCCCTTTCCTGCCCCCCCGAAGTGGTGGAAGAAGCCGTCAACGGGATCGGCATCGGTTTTCTCTTTGCGCCGCTGTTTCATGGGGCCATGCGCCATGCGGCCAAAGCCCGGAAGGAGGTCGGCATCCGCAGCCTGTTCAACATGCTCGGCCCGCTCACCAACCCGGCCGGCGCCAATTGCCAACTGCTGGGCGTCTATGCGCCTTCGTTGACGGAGCTGTTTGCCCAGGCCCTCAAAACGCTTGGCAGCAGACGTGCGATGGTCGTCCATGGGCATGACGGTCTGGACGAGATCAGCGTCTGCGCCCCCACCCGGGTATCGGAGCTCAAAGGCGGCATGATCCGCACCTACGATCTGTTTCCGGACATGATCTTTGGCCACCTCGCAGACCCGAAATCGCTGGCCGGCGGTGATCCCGAAACGAATGCGGCCATCACCCGGGCCATCCTCTCCGGAGAGCCGGGGGATGCCCGCAATTGCGTTTTACTGAACGCCGCCGCAGCCCTTGTTTGCGCGGAAAAAGCCGCTGACATTCCGGAAGGCATCCGGATGGCGGAAGAGGCCATCGACAGCGGCAGAGCTATGGAAAAGCTCGACGCCCTTGTGCGCTTCACCCAGGCGCACACGCCGAAAATCTGA